A region of Subdoligranulum variabile DNA encodes the following proteins:
- a CDS encoding tRNA1(Val) (adenine(37)-N6)-methyltransferase, whose product MLNNPEILDHGTKVFTAPGATFGSDALLLARFALPKPRQRAVDLCSGCGIVALVWHDEGHRGPCTAVELDPDASALCAAAVGENGADHIRPLCADLRDFCRAGPEQGWYDFAACNPPYFAAGPRSPDPVRAAARHTDSCTLEDAVQAAARALREGGRFTLCHRPDQLAEVLCTLRAARLEPKRLAFARQRPGSTPWLFVVEAQKGRRPGLRLEPDLLVETGAARYGV is encoded by the coding sequence ATGCTGAATAATCCCGAGATCCTGGACCACGGCACCAAAGTCTTCACGGCGCCGGGGGCGACCTTCGGCTCGGACGCCCTGCTGCTGGCCCGGTTCGCCCTGCCCAAACCCCGGCAGCGGGCGGTGGACCTGTGCAGCGGGTGCGGCATCGTGGCGCTGGTCTGGCACGACGAGGGCCACCGCGGACCCTGCACGGCGGTGGAACTGGACCCCGATGCCAGCGCCCTCTGCGCCGCGGCGGTGGGGGAAAACGGTGCTGACCATATCCGCCCTCTCTGCGCCGACCTGCGGGATTTCTGCCGGGCGGGCCCCGAGCAGGGGTGGTACGATTTCGCCGCCTGCAACCCGCCCTATTTTGCCGCCGGACCCCGCAGCCCCGACCCGGTGCGGGCCGCCGCCCGCCACACCGACAGCTGCACCCTGGAGGACGCCGTGCAGGCCGCCGCCCGGGCCCTGCGGGAGGGGGGACGGTTCACCCTCTGCCACCGGCCCGACCAGCTGGCCGAGGTGCTCTGCACCCTGCGGGCCGCCCGGCTGGAACCCAAACGGCTGGCCTTTGCCCGCCAGCGCCCGGGGAGCACCCCCTGGCTCTTTGTGGTGGAGGCCCAGAAAGGCCGACGCCCCGGACTGCGGCTGGAACCCGACCTGCTGGTGGAGACCGGCGCCGCCCGCTACGGAGTATAA
- the pstB gene encoding phosphate ABC transporter ATP-binding protein PstB has protein sequence MNKFEVKNMDLYYGSFHALKNINISIPEKEITAFIGPSGCGKSTFLKSLNRMNDLVEGCRISGDILLDGVDIYKDKMDVNVLRKRVGMVFQKPNPFPMSIYDNIAYGPRTHGIHNKAQLDEIVERSLRDAAIWDEVKDRLNKSALGMSGGQQQRLCIARALAVEPEVLLMDEPTSALDPISTSKVEELAMELKENYTIIMVTHNMQQAARISDKTAFFLLGELVEMGPTESVFATPVDKRTEDYISGRFG, from the coding sequence GTGAATAAATTCGAAGTCAAAAACATGGATCTGTACTACGGCAGCTTCCATGCCCTGAAAAATATCAACATCTCCATTCCCGAAAAGGAGATCACTGCCTTCATCGGCCCCTCGGGCTGCGGCAAATCCACCTTCCTGAAGAGCCTGAACCGGATGAACGATCTGGTGGAGGGCTGCCGCATCTCCGGCGACATCCTGCTGGACGGCGTGGACATCTATAAGGACAAGATGGACGTCAACGTGCTGCGCAAGCGGGTGGGTATGGTGTTCCAGAAACCCAATCCCTTTCCCATGTCCATCTACGACAACATCGCCTACGGTCCCCGCACCCACGGCATCCACAACAAGGCCCAGCTGGACGAGATTGTGGAGCGGAGCCTGCGGGACGCCGCCATCTGGGACGAGGTCAAGGACCGGCTGAACAAGAGCGCCCTGGGCATGTCGGGCGGTCAGCAGCAGCGTCTGTGCATTGCCCGAGCCCTGGCCGTGGAACCCGAAGTGCTGCTCATGGATGAGCCCACCTCGGCCCTGGACCCCATCTCCACCTCCAAAGTGGAGGAGCTGGCGATGGAACTGAAAGAAAACTACACCATCATCATGGTCACCCACAACATGCAGCAGGCGGCGCGTATCTCCGACAAGACGGCCTTCTTCCTGCTGGGCGAACTGGTGGAGATGGGGCCCACCGAGAGTGTCTTTGCCACCCCTGTGGACAAGCGCACCGAAGATTACATCTCCGGCCGTTTCGGTTGA
- the phoU gene encoding phosphate signaling complex protein PhoU yields the protein MAFTMPYSSRKVYDAELMQLDTMLARMGHAAGGAIESAMTALRNGDIELARSVIARDSEIDAAEHEIEHRCLTLFLRQQPVAGDLRKVSTALKMVTDIERIADQASDIAEITLHLHPEGARSVGVLEDLDRMGEVALHMVKDAIASYVQVDLSMAAQVIAKDDDCDAMFRKISGEIAQYIAAHPSDAETALDLFMISKYLERLGDHAVNVAEWVEFLKTGVHKSRKIV from the coding sequence ATGGCTTTTACTATGCCCTACAGCAGCCGCAAGGTTTACGACGCCGAGCTCATGCAGCTTGACACCATGCTGGCCCGGATGGGCCACGCGGCGGGCGGCGCCATCGAGAGCGCCATGACCGCCCTGCGCAACGGCGACATCGAACTGGCCCGCAGCGTCATCGCCCGGGACAGCGAGATCGACGCCGCCGAACACGAGATCGAGCACCGCTGCCTGACGCTGTTCCTGCGCCAGCAGCCGGTGGCGGGGGACCTGCGCAAGGTCTCCACCGCCCTGAAGATGGTCACCGACATCGAGCGCATCGCCGACCAGGCCAGCGACATTGCCGAGATCACCCTCCACCTGCATCCCGAGGGGGCCCGCAGCGTGGGCGTGCTGGAAGATCTGGACCGGATGGGCGAGGTGGCCCTGCATATGGTCAAGGATGCCATCGCCTCCTACGTGCAGGTGGATCTGTCCATGGCGGCCCAGGTCATCGCCAAGGATGACGACTGCGACGCTATGTTCCGCAAGATCAGCGGCGAGATCGCCCAGTACATTGCGGCCCATCCCTCCGATGCCGAGACCGCGCTGGATCTGTTCATGATCAGCAAATACCTGGAACGCCTGGGCGACCACGCCGTCAACGTGGCCGAGTGGGTGGAATTCCTCAAGACCGGCGTGCACAAATCGCGCAAGATCGTGTAA
- a CDS encoding NUDIX domain-containing protein produces the protein MAHTETMLESKEIFNGRVIRVTLDTVRLENGNTSTREVVHHHGGACILPVDAEGNVYMVRQFRYAMGEEIWELPAGKLEAGEDPFEAAKRELGEECGLTADHFTDLGVVYATVGYDSEKIYLWAADGLHPVNQHLDPDEFLDVVKMPFEKALAMVLDGTIRDSKTQVGLMKYALLRKEHAE, from the coding sequence ATGGCGCATACCGAAACCATGCTGGAAAGCAAAGAAATCTTCAACGGCCGGGTCATCCGGGTCACGCTGGACACCGTCCGGCTGGAAAACGGCAACACCAGCACCCGGGAGGTGGTCCACCATCACGGCGGGGCCTGCATCCTGCCGGTGGATGCCGAGGGCAACGTCTACATGGTCCGCCAGTTCCGCTATGCCATGGGGGAAGAGATCTGGGAACTGCCCGCCGGCAAGCTGGAGGCGGGGGAGGACCCCTTCGAGGCCGCCAAGCGGGAACTGGGGGAGGAGTGCGGTCTGACCGCCGACCACTTCACCGACCTGGGCGTGGTGTACGCCACGGTGGGCTACGACAGCGAGAAGATCTACCTCTGGGCCGCCGACGGGCTGCACCCCGTGAACCAGCATCTTGACCCCGACGAGTTCCTGGACGTGGTGAAGATGCCCTTTGAGAAAGCCCTGGCCATGGTGCTGGACGGCACCATCCGGGACTCCAAGACCCAGGTGGGCCTGATGAAATACGCCCTGCTGCGCAAAGAACATGCTGAATAA
- the pstA gene encoding phosphate ABC transporter permease PstA, protein MVFPQGNRNRTAARVQAGVLRWLVRLAALLTAAVLLFLIGYILVMGIPNLKPSLFEWEYNSDNVSLMPALINTVLMTAFSLVIATPLGIFAAIWLVEYAKRGNKLVRVVRVTTETLQGIPSIVYGLFGMLFFVTQLHWGYSLIAGAFTLAIMVLPVIMRTTEEALIAVPDSYREGSFGLGAGKLRTVFTIVLPSAMPGILSGIILATGRIVGETAALIYTASSVAKIPESVFSSTRTLAVHMYLLSSEGLHVDATYGTAVVLLVLVLAINCLSSFIARKLAKH, encoded by the coding sequence ATGGTCTTCCCCCAGGGCAACCGCAACCGCACGGCGGCCCGGGTCCAGGCCGGTGTCCTGCGGTGGCTGGTGCGCCTGGCCGCCCTGCTCACCGCCGCCGTGCTGCTCTTCCTCATCGGCTACATCCTCGTCATGGGCATTCCCAATCTCAAACCCTCCCTGTTTGAGTGGGAATACAACTCCGACAACGTCTCCCTCATGCCTGCCCTCATCAACACCGTCCTCATGACCGCCTTCTCCCTGGTCATCGCCACGCCCCTGGGCATCTTCGCCGCCATCTGGCTGGTGGAGTACGCCAAGCGCGGCAACAAGCTGGTGCGGGTGGTCCGCGTCACCACCGAGACCCTGCAGGGCATCCCCTCCATCGTCTACGGCCTGTTCGGCATGCTGTTCTTCGTCACCCAGCTCCACTGGGGCTACAGCCTCATCGCCGGCGCCTTCACCCTGGCCATCATGGTGCTGCCCGTCATCATGCGCACCACCGAGGAAGCCCTCATCGCCGTGCCGGATTCCTACCGCGAAGGCTCCTTCGGCCTGGGCGCCGGCAAGCTGCGCACGGTCTTCACCATCGTGCTGCCCAGCGCCATGCCCGGCATCCTGTCCGGCATCATCCTGGCCACGGGACGCATCGTGGGCGAGACCGCTGCCCTGATCTACACCGCCAGCTCGGTGGCCAAGATCCCCGAAAGCGTCTTCAGCTCCACCCGCACCCTGGCCGTGCACATGTACCTGCTCTCCAGCGAGGGCCTGCATGTGGACGCCACCTACGGCACCGCCGTGGTGCTGCTGGTGCTGGTGCTGGCCATCAACTGCCTGTCCAGCTTCATCGCGCGCAAACTGGCCAAACATTAA